The following are encoded together in the Ranitomeya imitator isolate aRanImi1 chromosome 4, aRanImi1.pri, whole genome shotgun sequence genome:
- the BRD8 gene encoding bromodomain-containing protein 8 isoform X5 yields the protein MATGTGKHKLLSIGPTEPWSIREKLCLASSVMRSGDQNWVSVSRAIKPFAEPGRPPDWFSQKHCASQYSELLETTETPKKLKKEAELIQSGHMDSKLDELWNNVVTKKKQEEEEADMKKKATDAAYQARQAAKNIPRRSSSTVGRTSIGSSSPGGEFGLGDLTPNSTEEGNMGVSEGEMTLGSNTITGSGVLMDVGVLPSLHGGELHPLAGTVPASPAASGAPTLSRLLEAGPAHFATPLATFSAATSESPSKSLLTPIESQATIIMMSALPMTAAVPVTQQEDSESTCDPHTVSVSMDSSDISMIIDSINKECLGTGDGSTPSKDESSDSKGDLDLAEKMDIAVSYTGEELDFETVGDIIAIIEDKVDDHPEVLDVAAVEAALSFCEENDDPQALGGPWDQAVQEHTVKQETLPKALIPGSKDTDTIMNIMELTDIKAEPSEPEMELAQSEGASVTPHSAFQLKSPIEEFTEASGKEPVKEEEESTDHQMKMEEPQCETSQSEAFSNEEEKGMPSEESPSVNDPIKSEPPAASQNKDSQGEEEEEDEDVTSEVGSPEEPKEEEAGEEYLSEMDNEPPISESDDGFSIHNAQLQSHTLADSIPSSPASSQFSVCSEDQEAIQAQKIWKKAIMLVWRAAANHRYANVFLQPVTDDIAPGYHSIVQRPMDLSTIKKNIETGLIRSTAEFQRDIMLMFQNAVMYNSSDHDVYHMAVEMQRDVLEQIQQFLATQLIMQTSESGISAKSLRGRDSTRKQDASEKDSVPMGSPAFLLSLFDGGTRGRRCAIEADMKMKK from the exons aaAGTTAAAGAAAGAAGCAGAGCTAATTCAGAGTGGCCACATGGACAGCAAATTGGATGAACTGTGGAACAATGTTGTAAC CAAAAAAAAACAGGAAGAGGAAGAAGCAGACATGAAAAAGAAGGCAACTGATGCTGCTTATCAAG CACGTCAAGCAGCTAAGAATATTCCTCGCAGAAGTTCAAGCACAGTAGGCCGCACATCTATTGGATCTTCATCACCGGGTGGAGAGTTTGGTTTAGGAGACCTGACACCAAATAGCACAGAGGAGGGAAACATGGGG GTCAGTGAGGGTGAAATGACTTTAGGATCCAATACCATTACTGGTTCAGGTGTCTTAATGGATGTTGGAGTACTTCCAAGTCTTCATGGAGGTGAGCTGCACCCCCTTGCAGGCACAGTTCCAGCATCTCCAGCAGCATCAG GTGCTCCCACTTTATCCCGGCTTCTAGAAGCTGGCCCTGCACACTTCGCAACACCTCTCGCTACCTTCTCTGCTGCTACAAGCGAATCTCCGTCTAAATCTTTGCTGACCCCAATAGAGTCCCAGGCTACCATTATTATGATGTCTGCACTTCCAATGACTGCAGCTGTCCCAG TGACCCAGCAGGAGGACAGTGAAAGTACTTGTGACCCACACACAGTTTCTGTGTCCATGGACAGTAGTGACATTTCCATGATCATAGATTCTATTAACAAGGAATGCCTTGGTACTGGAGATGGtagcacaccgtcaaaggatgaGTCTTCAGACAGCAAGGGAGACCTGGATTTGGCAGAGAAAATGGACATTGCTGTATCTTACACTGGAGAGGAGCTTGACTTTGAAACTGTTGGCGATATCATTGCAATAATTGAAGACAAG GTCGATGACCACCCTGAAGTGCTTGATGTCGCTGCAGTTGAGGCAGCTCTTTCGTTTTGTGAAGAGAACGATGACCCCCAAGCACTTGGTGGGCCCTGGGATCAAGCTGTTCAGGAACACACAGTGAAACAAGAGACCCTTCCAAAGGCTCTTATTCCAGGGTCCAAGGATACAGATACAATAATGAACATCATGGAGCTGACTGATATAAAAGCAGAGCCTTCTGAACCAGAGATGGAGCTTGCTCAGTCAGAGGGGGCATCTGTGACTCCTCACTCAGCCTTTCAGCTTAAATCCCCTATAGAAGAGTTTACTGAAGCTAGTGGTAAAGAACCAGTTAAAGAGGAGGAAGAATCAACTGATCACCAAATGAAAATGGAG GAGCCACAGTGTGAAACTTCTCAAAGTGAGGCCTTTTCTAATGAAGAAGAAAAGGGGATGCCATCTGAGGAAAGTCCGTCAGTAAACG ACCCAATAAAGTCAGAACCTCCAGCTGCTAGTCAGAATAAG GACTCtcaaggagaagaagaagaggaggacgaggatgtGACAAGTGAGGTTGGGAGTCCTGAAGAGCCCAAGGAAGAAGAAGCTGGGGAGGAATATCTGTCTGAAATGGACAATGAACCTCCAATCAGTGAGAGCGATGATGGGTTCAGTATTCATAATGCGCAGCTTCAGTCTCACACACTTGCTGATTCAATCCCCAGCAGCCCCGCATCCTCCCAGTT TTCGGTTTGCAGTGAAGATCAAGAGGCAATACAAGCTCAGAAAATTTGGAAAAAAGCTATTATGTTGGTGTGGAGagcagcagccaatcacag GTATGCCAatgtctttcttcagcctgtgacaGATGACATTGCTCCTGGTTATCACAGTATTGTTCAAAG GCCCATGGACCTATCTACTATAAAGAAAAACATTGAGACTGGTTTAATTCGCAGTACAGCGGAGTTCCAGAGGGACATCATGCTCATGTTCCAGAATGCTGTAATGTATAACAGTTCTGACCACGATGTCTACCACATGGCTGTAGAGATGCAACGTGATGTGCTGGAGCAAATCCAG CAATTTTTAGCCACACAGTTGATTATGCAGACGTCTGAATCTGGAATCAGTGCAAAAAGTTTGAGGGGCCGAGATTCCACACGCAAGCAAGATGCCTCAGAAAAG GACAGTGTCCCCATGGGCTCTCCTGCCTTCCTTCTCTCTCTCTTT GATGGAGGCACGCGAGGCCGACGCTGTGCAATTGAAGCTGATATGAAGATGAAAAAATGA
- the BRD8 gene encoding bromodomain-containing protein 8 isoform X4 — translation MATGTGKHKLLSIGPTEPWSIREKLCLASSVMRSGDQNWVSVSRAIKPFAEPGRPPDWFSQKHCASQYSELLETTETPKKLKKEAELIQSGHMDSKLDELWNNVVTKKKQEEEEADMKKKATDAAYQARQAAKNIPRRSSSTVGRTSIGSSSPGGEFGLGDLTPNSTEEGNMGVSVGSLPNTPVSSFIGIPDTPPPPAPLESPLTPVMDDSPQQKMVGQKATPPPSPLLSELLKKGSLLSTSPRLVSEGEMTLGSNTITGSGVLMDVGVLPSLHGGELHPLAGTVPASPAASVTQQEDSESTCDPHTVSVSMDSSDISMIIDSINKECLGTGDGSTPSKDESSDSKGDLDLAEKMDIAVSYTGEELDFETVGDIIAIIEDKVDDHPEVLDVAAVEAALSFCEENDDPQALGGPWDQAVQEHTVKQETLPKALIPGSKDTDTIMNIMELTDIKAEPSEPEMELAQSEGASVTPHSAFQLKSPIEEFTEASGKEPVKEEEESTDHQMKMEEPQCETSQSEAFSNEEEKGMPSEESPSVNDPIKSEPPAASQNKDSQGEEEEEDEDVTSEVGSPEEPKEEEAGEEYLSEMDNEPPISESDDGFSIHNAQLQSHTLADSIPSSPASSQFSVCSEDQEAIQAQKIWKKAIMLVWRAAANHRYANVFLQPVTDDIAPGYHSIVQRPMDLSTIKKNIETGLIRSTAEFQRDIMLMFQNAVMYNSSDHDVYHMAVEMQRDVLEQIQQFLATQLIMQTSESGISAKSLRGRDSTRKQDASEKDSVPMGSPAFLLSLFDGGTRGRRCAIEADMKMKK, via the exons aaAGTTAAAGAAAGAAGCAGAGCTAATTCAGAGTGGCCACATGGACAGCAAATTGGATGAACTGTGGAACAATGTTGTAAC CAAAAAAAAACAGGAAGAGGAAGAAGCAGACATGAAAAAGAAGGCAACTGATGCTGCTTATCAAG CACGTCAAGCAGCTAAGAATATTCCTCGCAGAAGTTCAAGCACAGTAGGCCGCACATCTATTGGATCTTCATCACCGGGTGGAGAGTTTGGTTTAGGAGACCTGACACCAAATAGCACAGAGGAGGGAAACATGGGG GTAAGTGTGGGGTCTTTGCCAAACACCCCAGTCTCCTCCTTCATTGGTATTcctgacacccctcctcctcctgcccctTTGGAGTCCCCGTTGACCCCTGTGATGGACGACTCTCCCCAGCAAAAGATGGTGGGACAGAAAGCAACACCACCCCCCTCCCCGCTGTTATCGGAGCTCCTGAAGAAAGGCAGTCTGTTGTCCACAAGTCCCCGGCTG GTCAGTGAGGGTGAAATGACTTTAGGATCCAATACCATTACTGGTTCAGGTGTCTTAATGGATGTTGGAGTACTTCCAAGTCTTCATGGAGGTGAGCTGCACCCCCTTGCAGGCACAGTTCCAGCATCTCCAGCAGCATCAG TGACCCAGCAGGAGGACAGTGAAAGTACTTGTGACCCACACACAGTTTCTGTGTCCATGGACAGTAGTGACATTTCCATGATCATAGATTCTATTAACAAGGAATGCCTTGGTACTGGAGATGGtagcacaccgtcaaaggatgaGTCTTCAGACAGCAAGGGAGACCTGGATTTGGCAGAGAAAATGGACATTGCTGTATCTTACACTGGAGAGGAGCTTGACTTTGAAACTGTTGGCGATATCATTGCAATAATTGAAGACAAG GTCGATGACCACCCTGAAGTGCTTGATGTCGCTGCAGTTGAGGCAGCTCTTTCGTTTTGTGAAGAGAACGATGACCCCCAAGCACTTGGTGGGCCCTGGGATCAAGCTGTTCAGGAACACACAGTGAAACAAGAGACCCTTCCAAAGGCTCTTATTCCAGGGTCCAAGGATACAGATACAATAATGAACATCATGGAGCTGACTGATATAAAAGCAGAGCCTTCTGAACCAGAGATGGAGCTTGCTCAGTCAGAGGGGGCATCTGTGACTCCTCACTCAGCCTTTCAGCTTAAATCCCCTATAGAAGAGTTTACTGAAGCTAGTGGTAAAGAACCAGTTAAAGAGGAGGAAGAATCAACTGATCACCAAATGAAAATGGAG GAGCCACAGTGTGAAACTTCTCAAAGTGAGGCCTTTTCTAATGAAGAAGAAAAGGGGATGCCATCTGAGGAAAGTCCGTCAGTAAACG ACCCAATAAAGTCAGAACCTCCAGCTGCTAGTCAGAATAAG GACTCtcaaggagaagaagaagaggaggacgaggatgtGACAAGTGAGGTTGGGAGTCCTGAAGAGCCCAAGGAAGAAGAAGCTGGGGAGGAATATCTGTCTGAAATGGACAATGAACCTCCAATCAGTGAGAGCGATGATGGGTTCAGTATTCATAATGCGCAGCTTCAGTCTCACACACTTGCTGATTCAATCCCCAGCAGCCCCGCATCCTCCCAGTT TTCGGTTTGCAGTGAAGATCAAGAGGCAATACAAGCTCAGAAAATTTGGAAAAAAGCTATTATGTTGGTGTGGAGagcagcagccaatcacag GTATGCCAatgtctttcttcagcctgtgacaGATGACATTGCTCCTGGTTATCACAGTATTGTTCAAAG GCCCATGGACCTATCTACTATAAAGAAAAACATTGAGACTGGTTTAATTCGCAGTACAGCGGAGTTCCAGAGGGACATCATGCTCATGTTCCAGAATGCTGTAATGTATAACAGTTCTGACCACGATGTCTACCACATGGCTGTAGAGATGCAACGTGATGTGCTGGAGCAAATCCAG CAATTTTTAGCCACACAGTTGATTATGCAGACGTCTGAATCTGGAATCAGTGCAAAAAGTTTGAGGGGCCGAGATTCCACACGCAAGCAAGATGCCTCAGAAAAG GACAGTGTCCCCATGGGCTCTCCTGCCTTCCTTCTCTCTCTCTTT GATGGAGGCACGCGAGGCCGACGCTGTGCAATTGAAGCTGATATGAAGATGAAAAAATGA